CTTGAGACACGCTGTTCTCGGCTGTAACTGTGGTAATGATTCGGAGATATTGATTCTTGAAGTGAGAGTTTGATTTTGTACAATTTTGAATTATGTTAACCTTGAATAATGGCACCATTTTAAATTGTAATCTATAAATCTAATTGAATTGTCTGTTTAACGTATCTATTAATTGGTTAGGCTTCCACATGACTTTTCAAAGCCACTGAATAGAAACCTCCAGCTCCTTACGTCCTGTGCTCGTGTAACAATACACGCAGTTGATTTTGTGGCAAAGTgatcaaaaatgtcaaagtctgaacgTACTGAATTATGCTGATCACATCAGACATGCGTGAGGCATTATTtacatcagtggttctcaaactttttggGTCGCGCCCCCAGAATAATGAGGTTGGTGTTTGCGGCCCTGCCTCGACAACAACGAAAGAGAGCTGCAAAGTGGTATCTACACGCCTCCCCCtgcggattttttttttggtgaatgCTCTGATTAATACATGTAAACAAATAATGCTTGGCTTTACAGTTTAGTTTTAGCAGCTAGCCCCTTGCCTTGTCCAATGTGATCCAGGCTCTGTGGATTTTTTTATGcatttgtgactttttctctccccctgACCTGCCTTCAGACCCATTTCTGTGTTCCAGGAACTCCTGATTTACAGCTCTGAATATAACACATTAAATGTGCCAAACTCACACAGTAATGTAAAAACCATTCCCCAGTCTAGAATATATGTTATTGCATGTTTTTTCTCCCCAACCATCTGGCGACCCCCAGAAATGATCTCGTTACCCCCTTGGCGGTCCCGACCCCcgggttgagaaccactgatttacATCACAATTTGACTGGTGTTTTTCTtctggaatgttttttttctttttcttgggATAAAGCGGGTataattaataactttattatATAATTACCAATATGTGACtcttttataaaagaaaaatgtttcccTTTATCTTTTCTGAATGTGTTATTGTGTTGAATTCCTCGTGTATCTCCCCTCAACATCTTTTCTACACTAAAAAGCACACCTTTTTtaacagcagcagtagcaaCAAATCAAAAGTAACAATATTCTTTACAAATTATCGGAGACATTTTAGCAGCTTGTCATTTATTccaacacccccacccacctTGTCTAATTTAATACTTGGCATGTTGCCTTAGAACTGCAAACTACATGACATGAATACATTCACACTTTGATATTTTTGGCATTTGTTTTAATGCGTTTAAAAACACTGCATGCAAAAgccagacagtcagagagaaagGACTGTAACATGGCAGAGTGCCATGTCCTTCATATTATAACACTGTAAATTACCATTACCCAGCCATGTTCTAACCAATTACTGTATCAGACTCCAATCAATCAACAGAACAAGTAGAAACTAACGTGTTAAGCTCTACCTCCAGTCCTCAGGCACATCTGTTACTGTAAAAGACACTTGAGGCCctgatacacacagacagcagactGTGTGACCTCATGGTCAAGTATAAATGTATTTTCGCTCAACActtaattcctttttttttttttttaaagatcatttttttagggcatttttaggcctttatttccacaggacagatgaagacatgaaagtcgagagagagggggaacgacatgcagcaaagagccgcaggtcggagccgaacccgcggccgccgCGTCGAGGAGCATGCCTCcatatatgtgcgcccgctccaccaactgagctaacccggccacaacaCTTAATTTTAATAGGGGCAACATGTGAAAAAGGTTTCCGCTTGCTTTGCCCCTATAAAAGACTCAATAAGATCACCTCCTTTGATTCTCCAGTTAAAAGTGCTGCTCTAGCTGTTTCCCTTGATTGTCAACGTGGGCTCTCAGATGCCTCACAAACTGCTTCAGTGTCATGGCTACAATCGGCATGTTGTTAGAATATCCCGTGTCCATGCTTCTCTATGATAAGTGTGTTGCAGGATGTGCAATACACAGGCAGGGACACTCCTAGGGTCATtccagattgtgtgtgtgtgtgagagagagagtgtgtgagagagtgaaggCTTATTCGGTTTGCACCAGGAGTAATGAGCAGCAGCATGGGTAAGATAATGTGgttccttcctctgtctctcttcatctCTGTCTCATCTGGACCAGCTCAGCACTTCAGCGGCACGTGTTTCACTGGCACACTGAGTGTgaataaacagaaatacaacgTATAGACCTGCTTGGAAAACAACAAGCAACATTTTCAGATATAACATGTTTGTGAAATGTTCATATTCTGTAGTCATAAATcctcataaaaacacattttataaaaGATCATAATGGCACAAGAGACGGGTTGTCTGTGTAAACCAGATACTGCACCAATCTTTAAAGGGTCACTTCAcccaaataaaataataaaaacacattttcttaccTACTTCTTTCCTACGTCAGTATCTCACCATGTAGAAAGTTCAGATTTCCGATATCTGTCAGTTAGATTTCTGCCTCCACCCAATACAATGAAGGTGAATGCAGGGCCACGTGTTGCTGTCCAAGGCTTTGacaaatttcattaaaaaatcaATAACATGTCTCATCAGAAGGTTTTCATTGTAAAAACTTTCTACTGAAATAGTTCCTATGAAAACTGTTGATATCAAAGTCCATGGACTATTCCGAGTAGCCCAGACACTGTTTTTGGAAAGACATATTGCGGTTAAATCTTGGTGGGATTATTGGTCaatcagtccaccactttggtccatatTGAAATATCTCTACAACTACTGATGGATTGCCAGAATATTCTGTACAGATATTGATGGTTCCTAGAAAATATGTCCTAATTATTTGGTAACTCTTCATCTAGCTCCACCATAAGTTTGACATATTTGTTGCTTAGTACAGTATTCCAAGACTACTATATGGGTGGTGAGATATTTATGGTGCCCAGaggatattttattttttaattactttggtGACTAACTGACTTTTCTACTAAAAGTCCAAACAtttatttgtccaatactttgcttatgaccaaatacctacaGAAAAAGACACTACCATCAGCCTCGGCTGTACTTTGTGCAAATTAGCAATTGTTACTAGCTAACACTCTAAACAAAGATAATTAACATGTTAAATGTACTTGCTAAAcgtcagcatgttagcattgtcattgtgagcattcTGGCATTTACTGTAACTACCGCCTCAGAGCTGCTGGCATGGCTGTTTAAATGCAGTTTTGTCAAAGCTTTGATCACTAAAGACATTTCATTCATCTCCATTGCATTGGTTGTGAGACACATATCTCAGTGACTGATATTTCAAAACTTGGACaaataaaatctgaaaaaaagtctgcatggctaaatattttatttgtaatttagGTGAACCGATGCTTAAAGTAAGTCTTCTCGTGTAAATACAGTTCTCTTTCACTACAATCTTTATTCTTAAAGATGTGTTATAGCTCTGTTTGTCCTCTTACAGCCACTGAAGGCAGACCCATTTAATTACTTGTAAAATAAAGTAACCTTGCTTCTTCACCTCACAAACCTGATTAGATGGGGCAGGGGAAAGACAATGTTTGTTTACCATTGGAGGCTGTCGTCAACACAGGCATCACTGGCTTTCAAAAGGCAGGGAGGGAGAAGCTCTGCAGCTTTGATGAACTGGCCATTTGTGATTGAAAAGCAAAAATCCCGCTGCAGGGCTTCATGTAAGATTCTTCTCAACGCACAAATCGTGTGCATATCATGTAATCCAAAAGCTGTGATTTCTACATTTTCTGTGATATGTAAAAAAGCAAAGTAGCTCTAAGGATGCATGTGTCTTGGACAATCTTTCTGTGTATAAATCATCTTGAAAAATGTCCCTCCCTGTAGCAAAACCACGAAtgaggcctgtgtgtgtgtgtgtgtgtgtttgtgagagagtgtgagagagcagCAAGCCTGGACCCAACCCTGGGTCTCCATTAtagaaaacacacaacacacatgccTCCACATCAACCTGTAACATTTCAGGTGATATTATAGTTCTCTCTGTCCGTAATGAATACACCCCGCAGCAGTGTTGTATGGCACATAAACACTATCCCCTTTCCTTGGTTGCACTCTTACacagcactttacagtacagagCAGGCCAGTATTATGTCATCATTAAGGCTGAagaacctttttttaaacagggtCTGTGTTTAGGCTTGATCATTTCTTTCTGGGCCTGAGTAGCTACAGTACAGGTTTGAGTTACATCCCAGCACTAATGGTGGATTTCAAAGTTAGCTTTGCTCAGTTGTGCTGGGCTTCAGTGAAGGCCTGGATACCCAACAGCTCAACAGCACCAGAAGTGGAGACCGACATACTTTCTTGATCGTCAAAGGCAGCGGTGGGGAAATTAAGGCAGCTGTCCCCTCGATACTTCACACGCAAAAAAACTGCAACTCTGATTTGCGCCATTGGCACAAGTCTCAGCCTGCTTATAGATCTtaattttgtctgttttttgtcttttaatctGATTATCCTTTTTGCCGTTTCACGGCTGAAGTGACCCactatgatatatgatataacTAACGGCCAATCAGATGCTCTCAACGCTCTACTTGGGTGGTATGACAACAAGCGGAGGCCCTCTCCTCGGCCTCCACATCAGAACCTGCGCGTCGTTGGCGTTGGGCCTCCCCATGGCGTTAGCAGTGATGGGCTCCATGCGGGTCAGCACCCGCGGCTGGTCCTGGTGCACCCGGCCCACCAGCCTGGCCCTGGAGCCCAGAGGCAGGGACGGATCCACCGCAATATCGACCCTCATCCTCCACTTGATGGTGTGGAGCAGGATCTTTTCCCTGGACGTAGTGTTGAGTGCCACCAGCCAGGTGGTGAAGCTCTGGTCCCTTTTGATGTTAGTCAGTAAGGGCGTGTTGGATTCACTGACTGGCACAGCCCAGGTGACGCTGGGGTAAAAATTGTCATTCATGCTAACGATGAAGCGGGATGGCTTAGAGGTGGGGCCCACAATGGTGACAGTCTCTGTTGTGTTTCCATACCAGGGGTAGCTCACACCGTCTGAGTCGCTGATGGCCCTCACCAGGCCTTCTCGGAGCTGAGGCAGCTCCCAGCTCGACCTGAaaggagacagacagtatgaaaCTGGAAACAGGAGATTTCTGGGTAACTGTGTGCCAttcatttaaaggaatacgTTTGGTGATATTCTTTATATTCATTATTATCaacaaaagaccaaaaccaacaatgaatttaCCCTACTAACAGTTATTGTCTGTGTGGCCGAAGCCTGATATAGCTTACAGCACAGTACACTTCTCCCATTACCACAGCAAGGTGAGAATTTAAACCACTCAAGGTCAGCAGAAACAAGATCTTCAACTGCGGTTAACGTGCTTTTTTAAAGCCCAATCAGTAATGTTTTACACATCCAATCTGCAGGTACATTCTCATGGTTGGACCTCCAGATGAACATAAgcattttgtgactttctcaACTGATAATTGAAAATAATTAGTCCTGACATTGAAGAAAATCTCTTTCTTGTTGATTAAAtgattaatgattttttttttaaatcaagtcaattaaaaaaaagtcaatcaaCAGTTAAATGATACGACAGTCTTGGTAATTCATTCatcaattatattgttaatcattTATGTTGTTTATCAGGCAAAAATGCAGTCTTAGGTTCCAGCATCTCAAATGATTTTCTCTGTATCTCCCAGTAAATGTAATACtttgggggggagggaggaTTTGGACTGTTGTTTTGCCAAATGAAGCAATTTCAAGATATCatcttgggctctgggaaattgtaAAAGTCAGCGAtttgtttgacatttatttatagactaaatgattgattaaaataataaaaattgacAGATTAAGTGATAAAGAAAATTATCATTAGTGTCTAATTTTACAGCAAGAAACATTAGTAAATGAGCCACCAGTAAATTTAGAAGTGATAGCAGCATTTTGGATTGTGGTGATGAGGTAATTCTTTTATTCACATTTGGATAAGGGATTGCTGGCATACTTGTGTAGACTATCTGAGGTGTGAAAAGTTGTTGAATTTAGTttgcaagaaaaaaataacaagtaGATTTCAGAAAGGCTTTAAAATTCTTTATCTAGACACAATCTTGCAAGGAGACTACAAAAGCCGCCTGTAATTGCTATATGGGGTTCAGTATGTCAGTGGATTATCTCATCTCTTTGTTGTGCCAAACAGTTTTTGTCATCTGGTGTCCCCCCTTCCATCTATTTGTTGTGCTTTCATGACCAATCCTAAAACCACCATAAACCCCAATCGCTcactcctaaacccaacaggattAAACACCCCCTCACATATGCCCTCAGATaaagaggctgtgtgtgtgtgtgtgtgtgtgtgtgtgtgtgtgtgtgtgtgtgtgtgtgtgtgtgtgcgtgtgtgtgttgtgggggtGTGAGGGTGTGGGGGAGGACATGTCTCCGTGGTCACAATTTGAGTGTGAAAGCATCAACTGTTGTTTAGCTCCTCTAATAGCAGCTTTTCTATTTAGGTGCCAGAGTCACAGGAACAGAATCTGTCGGTGGGCGTTTGAATGAAGGAGGCTGACAAGCATAGTTAACCTGCTGCGTGCACCAATGCTCCTCTATGCAACTCAGTGTGGTGCACAAGCATGAACACGTTACTATAGGTACATAGTGTACAAGTATGCACGCaggctctttctttttttgtatctaAAAACACGTCACAAGGGTGTAATGAGGACGCAGGTGACAGAGGTGTGAACTCACATGCCGACGTCTCCATAGGTGTTGTAAAATTCCATCTGGGTGCACGCCTGGATCCAGCCCACCACCCATGTCTCATTGCGCGAAATGGGGGGCATCACAATCCGCGCCGAGGCTTTGAAATACGGCGTCTTGTATCGAAGCACTATGGGCGAGTTCTCCTCAATGACAGTCGGGCAGTGGTCTATGGTAGCGGACAGGTCGTACACCACTATGTTCTCCCGTTTAATGCGAGACTTGTTACAGGCGATACTCTGGATGCAGCCCATGGCTGTGCACGTAAAGGTGATGGTCAGGAGCAGCCAAGTGAGCCTGCCAGGCCTGGGGAACAGCACTGCTGACTGGGACTCGACCAGCGTCAACACTATGAGGCCGTGCATCAGATGAAACTGTAAGGCAAAGGTGGGTGCTACCACGCTGTAGGCCCAAATCAGAATCACAATAAGGCTTCAGTGAGACCACAACAAAGCGGGGGCAGCTGGGTCCAGTGAGACCAGAATCCAGGTTCAGTCCCCCCTGTGTCAGCAGGCACCTGCCTTGCTGATGTATGGGCACATCAGCCGGCTGCGGGGCGCTGCTCAGTGGCTAACCCCGTGCTCTGACCTCTCTGGAGGCTGCAAGCCACAAGAGAAACACCCTGcagggattaataaagtgtcaCATGAATCTTTGATACAGGTATGATTGTAACCTCTCCACTCAAACAGTGCACACTGTCTGTTTCCGTGTGCCCTCTCCTCAAGGATCCGAGCCGTCTGCACTCCTGCTTGGACCCCTGCATGTAACCTTTGATCCTCTTCTTCCTTCCCCGAGCTGTCATGTCACAACAGGCGTCCGGGGACCGGCGGACACCGGGGCGCAGGCAGGGGGACCCTGTGGTCGGGCGTCGAGGCTTGTTGACGCGCCAGTGTGCATGAGATGCTGCTGCCTATAACCTGAGCGGCGGCGTTACTGTCCGTCATGCCTGTCGACTCGACGGGAGGGAAACCCggtgaaacaaacaaaacctcGGAGTCCGAGCATTTGtgatggggaaaaaacacaGCGTCCTCCTGCAGAGTTAGACGACACAGGCGGGTCTTTCCCGATCAAATCGGGGGAGACAATGAGCTGCAAATAAACCGACTGTCAACATATGTTATATACTGATGAAACACTGACATTATGGCTACAAAATATCAGACAAACAGAATCATATTAACCGTGTATAGGGCCTCTCGGCATCCTCATTTGATGAAAGCTGCACGGCTGTGTGTCGCTGTTCAGCCTGCGTGGTGCTGAAGATGCTAAATGGACCAATGAACGGCAGAGGGAGACTGAAGGCGTAGGAGTGCCCGCGTCTGCACAGTAGTAGCTTTGCGACCTCTTTCCTCCATATTGGAATAATGCTTTCTAATCGCACAGACACAAAGCAGACAATGTCCACATAAGCCCCTAGTCGATGGGCTAATTCTGTAATTCTGTTGAATGGGCCTGCAAGATAAAGCAACAGGTGGATCTTTGCTTAATCTCAGGAACGATTTTTGTGATGATTTAGCCAAAAATATTGGGCTTATAAAACACCACTCTATGTCTTAttgttaatacattttaataatacacacacgcactgtAATGAAATAGAAAGAGATGGGGTGTTTCTGATTTTGTAGAGAAACATTTGATTGGTTAGTGGACGCAAGAGGCGTTTTGacccctttcaaaataaaaccgtaTTGCCAAAACAAACTCACCACAAGGTAAATTAGAAGTTGTCCCAGTGCATTATTGTCATGGAGTTGatagaagtttaaaaaaaaatgtaagcacCTTTTTATTGGCAGCCAACATAATGAACAATGAGTTGTTAGACTGATGGAAAATGTACAGCCAACCAGCACCTAACACATTATGACCCTACACTCTCTTTATgcagtctaataataataataataataataaattgaatttatatagcgcttttcatggactcaaagtcgcttgaaaagcgctatataaattcaatttattattattattattattagactgcATAAAGAGTGTAGGGTCATAATACAGGTCATCCCATCATGTGATGACCTGTattatgctttttatttttcaagctGCTCTGGGTTAATGCATGGATGTAGGGTT
The Perca fluviatilis chromosome 9, GENO_Pfluv_1.0, whole genome shotgun sequence genome window above contains:
- the fam78bb gene encoding protein FAM78B, whose protein sequence is MHGLIVLTLVESQSAVLFPRPGRLTWLLLTITFTCTAMGCIQSIACNKSRIKRENIVVYDLSATIDHCPTVIEENSPIVLRYKTPYFKASARIVMPPISRNETWVVGWIQACTQMEFYNTYGDVGMSSWELPQLREGLVRAISDSDGVSYPWYGNTTETVTIVGPTSKPSRFIVSMNDNFYPSVTWAVPVSESNTPLLTNIKRDQSFTTWLVALNTTSREKILLHTIKWRMRVDIAVDPSLPLGSRARLVGRVHQDQPRVLTRMEPITANAMGRPNANDAQVLMWRPRRGPPLVVIPPK